A genomic segment from Idiomarina piscisalsi encodes:
- the hisG gene encoding ATP phosphoribosyltransferase, with product MTNRLTIAIQKSGRLSKESMALLNACGVKFSINEARLIAHSTSHPIDLLRVRDDDIPGLVMDGVVDLGLVGENVLEEARLERIASDTAAVFQPLRALEFGQCRLSIAVPRELSYQSQADLDGMRIATTYPQLLKRYLKDNGINARVVMLTGSVEVAPRAGLADAICDLVSTGATLEANGLVEKEVIFRSQAQLIQNSETLSDEKQATIDQLLPRIDGVQMAKESKYIMLHAPKDKLEEVVELLPGAETPTILPLSHTDKQVAVHMVSTEKLFWETMEDLKAKGCSSILVLPIEKMMG from the coding sequence ATGACTAACCGTTTAACGATAGCGATACAAAAATCTGGCCGTCTGAGTAAAGAGTCAATGGCATTATTAAATGCCTGCGGTGTAAAGTTTAGCATTAATGAAGCCCGCCTCATTGCCCATAGCACCAGTCATCCTATCGATTTACTCCGGGTGCGTGACGATGACATTCCCGGCTTAGTCATGGACGGTGTTGTCGACCTAGGTCTGGTAGGCGAAAACGTGCTAGAAGAAGCGCGACTTGAGCGCATAGCCAGTGATACAGCAGCAGTATTTCAACCACTCAGAGCGCTGGAATTCGGTCAGTGTCGTTTGTCCATTGCGGTACCGCGTGAGCTCTCTTACCAGTCACAAGCTGACTTAGACGGAATGCGAATTGCCACAACGTACCCTCAACTTCTAAAACGTTATCTGAAAGACAATGGCATTAATGCCCGAGTTGTCATGTTGACGGGCTCAGTCGAAGTCGCCCCGAGAGCAGGTTTAGCCGATGCGATTTGTGATCTGGTATCAACAGGGGCAACACTGGAAGCTAACGGTCTCGTCGAGAAAGAAGTGATATTCCGTTCACAGGCGCAGCTTATTCAAAACTCAGAAACATTATCTGATGAAAAACAAGCAACGATTGATCAGCTACTGCCGCGTATCGATGGCGTGCAAATGGCGAAGGAAAGCAAATACATTATGCTCCACGCGCCCAAAGATAAGCTCGAGGAAGTCGTTGAACTATTGCCGGGTGCAGAAACCCCGACCATTTTGCCGCTCAGTCACACTGACAAACAAGTGGCTGTGCACATGGTCAGCACAGAAAAGCTGTTCTGGGAAACCATGGAAGATTTAAAAGCAAAAGGTTGCAGCTCGATACTTGTTCTGCCAATTGAAAAAATGATGGGGTAA
- a CDS encoding ATP-dependent DNA helicase, which translates to MPTVSSIFQPDGELASTIDNFQPRPSQTTMAQAIEKTLKKKSQLVVEAETGTGKTFAYLAPILLSKGKAIVSTGTKNLQEQLFHRDLPVLRKRLAPQKVVALLKGRSNYLCLHRLEQAKQQAGQLPKEIQDQLITVTRWSTTTRSGDMGELNVLPEGAAVLPQVTSTQDNCLGRDCPVYDDCHLVQARKQALEADVVVVNHHLFFADMALKDTGFGELIPAVDTVVFDEAHQIPDIASQYFGETVSTRQLSEMCEEIQRLCLTELKDLSQASAMARTLLQSLRDFRLLFPHDPMRGNWREWRNKEDIVEVTDRLDERLTLLIDVLKTAQGRNKDLDNLLERAEQHRIIWRQLMDVERTGYSFWFETTPRQISLHQTPLSVAKTFGGYIKRNNMSWVFTSATLAVNGNFEFFTRRLGIEEADTLVLESPFDFKKQATLCLPRYLPDANDRNRHEMLTDIAKQCITHNDGGTFLLFTSHRMLQQMAGILREHVDNEILVQGESNKGELLERFTKAGNAVLLGTSSFWEGVDVRGNALRCVIIDKLPFASPDDPLLNARVEDARLRGVDAFGTIQLPQAVIALKQGAGRLIRDKYDSGILVVCDNRLVTRQYGKQFLASLPAMSRTRSLDTALEFLAHKSSTEEQSV; encoded by the coding sequence ATGCCGACCGTTTCCTCCATTTTTCAGCCCGATGGTGAGCTGGCTTCAACAATAGACAACTTCCAGCCTCGTCCGTCGCAAACGACAATGGCACAAGCCATTGAAAAAACGCTGAAAAAGAAAAGCCAACTCGTTGTTGAAGCTGAGACCGGTACCGGCAAAACCTTTGCTTACCTTGCGCCTATTTTGCTTTCCAAAGGTAAGGCGATTGTCTCTACTGGCACGAAAAACCTGCAAGAACAGCTGTTTCACCGGGACTTGCCCGTATTACGAAAAAGGCTGGCGCCGCAAAAAGTGGTGGCCTTGCTGAAAGGGCGCTCGAATTACCTATGTTTGCATCGCCTGGAACAAGCGAAGCAGCAGGCGGGACAGCTCCCTAAAGAGATTCAGGACCAGCTCATTACAGTGACGCGTTGGTCAACGACAACTCGCAGCGGTGATATGGGTGAGCTGAATGTGCTTCCTGAAGGGGCGGCGGTTTTACCTCAGGTGACCAGTACGCAGGATAATTGTTTGGGGCGAGATTGCCCGGTTTACGATGACTGCCATTTAGTGCAAGCGCGGAAACAAGCTTTAGAAGCCGATGTTGTGGTGGTGAATCATCACTTGTTTTTTGCGGACATGGCGTTAAAAGATACTGGGTTTGGCGAGCTCATTCCGGCTGTTGATACTGTGGTATTTGATGAAGCCCACCAAATACCCGATATTGCCAGTCAGTACTTTGGTGAAACGGTGTCGACCCGTCAATTGAGTGAAATGTGTGAGGAAATTCAGCGCTTGTGCCTGACGGAATTAAAAGACTTGTCACAGGCCAGTGCGATGGCGCGAACGTTGCTGCAATCACTGCGCGACTTTCGGTTGTTGTTTCCTCATGATCCGATGCGCGGCAACTGGCGCGAATGGCGCAATAAAGAAGATATTGTCGAAGTGACGGATCGTCTCGACGAACGTTTAACCCTGCTTATTGATGTGCTAAAAACAGCGCAGGGTCGGAACAAGGATCTCGACAATTTATTAGAGAGAGCAGAGCAACATCGCATCATTTGGCGTCAGTTGATGGACGTTGAACGCACCGGTTACAGTTTTTGGTTCGAGACTACGCCACGACAAATTAGCTTGCACCAAACGCCATTAAGTGTGGCTAAAACCTTTGGTGGCTATATTAAGCGCAATAATATGAGTTGGGTGTTCACCTCGGCGACATTAGCCGTTAATGGCAACTTTGAGTTTTTTACACGTCGACTGGGTATTGAAGAAGCCGACACCCTGGTCCTTGAAAGCCCGTTTGACTTTAAAAAGCAGGCCACCTTATGCCTGCCTCGTTACTTACCGGACGCCAATGATCGCAATCGCCACGAAATGCTGACGGACATTGCCAAGCAATGTATAACGCATAACGATGGCGGAACGTTTTTATTATTTACTAGCCATCGAATGCTGCAACAAATGGCAGGAATTCTAAGAGAGCACGTCGACAATGAAATTTTGGTGCAGGGCGAGTCGAATAAGGGTGAGTTGTTAGAACGCTTCACCAAAGCCGGCAACGCTGTACTGTTAGGCACCTCGTCGTTCTGGGAAGGTGTGGATGTCAGAGGTAATGCGCTGCGTTGTGTGATTATTGATAAACTGCCGTTTGCATCGCCGGATGATCCTTTATTGAATGCTCGGGTGGAAGACGCACGCCTGCGAGGTGTGGATGCCTTTGGCACTATCCAACTTCCGCAAGCCGTTATTGCCCTAAAACAGGGGGCGGGGCGTCTTATTCGAGATAAGTACGACTCGGGTATTCTGGTGGTTTGCGATAACCGGCTGGTCACACGCCAGTATGGTAAGCAGTTTTTGGCCAGCCTACCAGCTATGAGTCGCACCCGTAGCTTAGATACTGCGCTTGAATTTCTGGCGCATAAAAGTTCTACAGAAGAGCAAAGTGTATGA
- the tsaB gene encoding tRNA (adenosine(37)-N6)-threonylcarbamoyltransferase complex dimerization subunit type 1 TsaB — protein sequence MKSLLAIDTSTENCSVALVHDGKLTTRDIESPREHSQKLLPFVEEVLDSAGVSLGNLDGLVVGAGPGSFTGVRIGVSMAQGLAFSADLPVYPVCSLQALAQQAIRKNDVAGVVACIDARMGEVYYALYANENGVALAQSEPAVAKPDTNLIDIGRLKGWGTAGTGWDAYADILDEHHELKHSDNSRLPLAEDMLTVVNGAGVEPVQAEQLEPLYVRNEVTWKKLPGR from the coding sequence ATGAAGTCGTTATTAGCTATAGATACATCAACTGAAAATTGTTCTGTCGCGCTTGTTCATGATGGCAAGTTGACAACCCGTGATATTGAAAGCCCCCGGGAGCACTCACAAAAGCTGCTGCCTTTTGTGGAAGAGGTGCTCGACAGTGCCGGCGTGTCTTTAGGCAATCTGGACGGGCTGGTGGTTGGCGCTGGCCCAGGTAGTTTTACAGGTGTGCGTATTGGCGTGTCTATGGCGCAGGGGCTAGCATTTAGCGCTGACTTACCCGTTTACCCCGTGTGCAGTTTGCAGGCACTGGCACAGCAAGCCATCCGCAAAAACGATGTCGCTGGTGTGGTCGCTTGTATTGATGCACGTATGGGAGAGGTGTATTACGCTCTGTATGCGAATGAGAACGGAGTTGCCCTGGCTCAGTCAGAGCCGGCTGTGGCCAAACCGGACACTAACCTTATTGATATAGGACGTCTGAAAGGTTGGGGAACGGCAGGCACTGGTTGGGATGCCTATGCCGATATTCTTGATGAACATCATGAACTAAAGCATAGCGATAATAGCCGGCTACCGTTGGCGGAGGATATGCTGACAGTAGTGAACGGTGCTGGTGTTGAACCGGTCCAGGCCGAGCAACTTGAGCCACTCTATGTGCGTAATGAAGTAACCTGGAAAAAGTTACCGGGTCGATAA
- a CDS encoding Slp family lipoprotein, whose protein sequence is MRLMTCFLLTIGLAGCASVPTELETPNEDALVEYKQAKVQQDKVAGQPARWGGVIADVRNTEDKTVFEVVSFPLQRWGRPEVSDDSDGRFLAVIDGFIDPEVYKKGRAISFVGTIGNTQQGKIDEYTYVYPVIEADNHYLWKPKAQKSHVEIDYSPLWFRHNFYSPYYPYRYPVPVRVRVEDNSGTPAKERN, encoded by the coding sequence ATGAGATTAATGACATGTTTTTTACTCACCATCGGTTTAGCCGGTTGCGCGTCCGTTCCTACCGAACTGGAGACGCCTAACGAGGATGCGCTGGTTGAGTATAAGCAAGCGAAAGTGCAACAGGATAAAGTGGCTGGCCAGCCTGCGCGATGGGGTGGTGTTATTGCCGATGTACGCAATACGGAAGACAAGACTGTATTTGAAGTCGTGAGCTTTCCTCTCCAACGCTGGGGACGCCCTGAAGTGAGCGACGATAGCGATGGTCGTTTTTTAGCGGTTATTGATGGCTTTATCGATCCGGAAGTGTATAAAAAAGGCCGGGCAATTAGCTTTGTTGGCACCATAGGTAATACGCAACAAGGTAAAATTGATGAGTACACTTATGTTTATCCGGTAATCGAGGCGGATAATCACTATTTATGGAAGCCAAAAGCGCAGAAAAGTCACGTCGAAATAGACTATTCACCTCTGTGGTTCCGTCACAACTTTTACTCACCGTACTATCCTTACCGTTATCCAGTTCCGGTACGTGTACGAGTTGAGGACAACTCTGGTACTCCGGCAAAAGAACGTAATTAG
- a CDS encoding alpha/beta fold hydrolase → MSFRTTVAKATPVSYELEWGVVRGLCWGDSKNINTIATHGWLDNCHSFLPIAEHWNDDDAGLVALDWAGHGHSDHRPLGTHYHFIDYAYDLWQILTHHIGNPVTLLGHSMGGFVSNVVSSLCPEKVDKLILVEAFGLLVSDEMNAREQLIKGFASRYKKRSGRWRGYTEIETAIDARAAQADFSRDLVALLVDRGLNKTSDHSFSWRADPRVKSVSPYRLHSTAVDELLQGLNMPVTVVRGDNGHENLSRAIERWQHHVADLSLITLNGGHHVHMEQPEKIAELLKSSG, encoded by the coding sequence ATGAGTTTCCGGACAACGGTGGCGAAAGCGACACCCGTCAGCTATGAATTAGAGTGGGGCGTTGTCCGGGGCTTATGCTGGGGCGACTCGAAAAACATAAATACCATTGCGACCCATGGCTGGCTCGATAATTGTCACAGCTTCCTGCCTATAGCTGAACACTGGAATGATGATGACGCCGGTTTGGTTGCACTTGACTGGGCAGGGCACGGGCACAGTGATCACCGCCCGCTCGGAACCCACTATCACTTTATCGATTACGCCTACGACCTCTGGCAAATTCTTACTCATCATATTGGCAACCCTGTCACCTTATTAGGGCACTCGATGGGGGGCTTTGTCAGTAATGTGGTGTCGTCTCTTTGCCCTGAAAAAGTCGACAAACTGATATTGGTCGAGGCCTTCGGGTTGCTGGTTTCTGATGAAATGAACGCTCGGGAGCAATTGATAAAAGGCTTTGCCAGTCGTTATAAAAAACGAAGTGGTCGCTGGCGCGGTTATACGGAGATAGAAACAGCGATTGATGCACGCGCTGCTCAGGCTGACTTTTCCAGAGACTTAGTAGCGCTGCTGGTTGATAGAGGCTTGAATAAAACGTCCGACCATTCGTTTTCTTGGCGCGCCGACCCACGGGTTAAGTCTGTTTCACCTTACCGCTTGCACTCAACGGCGGTCGATGAACTTCTTCAGGGCTTGAACATGCCGGTGACCGTTGTAAGAGGAGATAACGGTCATGAAAATCTGTCTCGAGCTATTGAAAGGTGGCAGCATCACGTTGCTGATCTAAGCTTAATAACACTGAATGGTGGGCATCATGTTCACATGGAGCAACCAGAAAAAATAGCTGAGTTGCTAAAATCAAGCGGTTAG
- the fadD gene encoding long-chain-fatty-acid--CoA ligase FadD, which produces MEKIWLKNYPAGVPETIDPDHFSSLVDILEQSIEKYGEKTAFVNMDSEMSFKELGLKSREFAAYLQSQGLKKGDAVAVMMPNLLQYPVALFGILRAGMSVVNVNPLYTPRELKHQLTDSQAKALVILENFAHTYAKIKDEAPLDVVVTTQIGDQLPFPKRFIVNFVVKHIKRMVPSHNLKNTISLNQAMAKGAQTEYQRPEVTGDDIAFLQYTGGTTGVAKGAMLSHRNMVANLEQVSACITPIMSDGEEVIITALPLYHIFALTANCLTFIKHGGKNVLITNPRDMPNFVKELNKYPFSMISGVNTLFNGLLNTKGFKDVNFSNLKVALGGGMAVQKAVAEEWERVTKSRLLEGYGLTECAPVVTVNPYDIEHYTGSIGLPVPSTDVRIVDPETREEVPMGEPGELEVKGPQVMVGYLNRPEDTAESIKDGWFATGDMATVDDRGYFKIVDRKKDMILVSGFNVYPNEIEDVLADHPKVLESAAIGVPHESSGEVVKVFIVAKDKSLTEREVIDFSRENMTAYKVPKLVEFRDELPKSNVGKILRKELRDEENS; this is translated from the coding sequence ATGGAAAAGATTTGGCTGAAAAACTATCCAGCGGGTGTTCCGGAAACTATTGACCCGGATCATTTTTCTTCGCTGGTTGATATTCTCGAACAGTCCATCGAGAAGTACGGCGAGAAAACCGCATTCGTAAATATGGACTCAGAGATGAGCTTCAAAGAATTGGGACTGAAATCTCGTGAATTCGCCGCCTACTTGCAAAGTCAGGGTTTGAAAAAAGGCGATGCGGTTGCGGTAATGATGCCAAACCTGTTGCAGTACCCTGTTGCTTTATTCGGTATTTTGCGCGCCGGCATGTCGGTGGTGAACGTAAACCCTTTATACACGCCACGCGAATTAAAGCATCAGCTGACTGACTCTCAGGCAAAAGCTCTGGTTATTTTAGAAAACTTTGCGCACACTTACGCTAAAATAAAAGACGAGGCACCGCTTGATGTGGTTGTGACCACTCAAATTGGTGACCAACTACCGTTTCCTAAGCGGTTTATCGTCAACTTTGTGGTTAAGCACATTAAACGAATGGTGCCGTCTCACAACCTTAAAAATACCATTAGCCTGAATCAGGCAATGGCAAAAGGTGCCCAGACAGAATATCAGCGGCCTGAAGTGACTGGTGACGATATTGCGTTTTTACAATACACCGGCGGAACCACTGGCGTAGCAAAAGGTGCTATGTTGTCTCATCGTAATATGGTTGCCAATTTAGAGCAGGTATCTGCATGCATCACGCCAATTATGAGCGATGGTGAAGAAGTGATTATTACTGCGCTGCCGCTGTACCATATTTTTGCATTAACGGCGAACTGCCTGACCTTTATAAAGCACGGCGGTAAAAACGTGCTAATTACTAACCCGCGCGACATGCCCAATTTTGTGAAAGAGTTGAATAAGTACCCGTTCTCAATGATTTCAGGGGTTAATACGTTATTTAACGGTCTGCTCAACACCAAAGGGTTTAAGGACGTTAACTTTTCTAACCTGAAAGTGGCGCTTGGCGGCGGTATGGCGGTACAAAAAGCCGTTGCGGAAGAATGGGAACGGGTCACTAAATCCCGCCTTCTGGAAGGCTACGGCCTTACCGAGTGCGCTCCGGTTGTTACGGTGAATCCTTATGATATTGAGCACTACACGGGCAGCATCGGCTTACCGGTTCCTAGTACCGATGTTCGTATTGTTGACCCTGAAACGCGCGAAGAAGTGCCAATGGGTGAGCCAGGTGAACTGGAAGTAAAAGGCCCCCAGGTTATGGTGGGCTATTTGAACCGCCCTGAAGATACGGCTGAATCTATTAAAGACGGTTGGTTTGCAACCGGCGATATGGCGACGGTTGACGACCGTGGTTACTTTAAAATTGTCGACCGTAAGAAAGATATGATTTTGGTGTCTGGTTTTAACGTCTATCCGAATGAAATTGAAGACGTGTTGGCAGATCATCCGAAAGTACTCGAGTCTGCGGCTATTGGCGTACCGCACGAGTCGTCAGGCGAGGTCGTTAAAGTGTTTATTGTGGCAAAAGATAAGTCGTTAACAGAAAGAGAAGTTATCGATTTCTCGCGCGAGAATATGACTGCTTATAAAGTGCCCAAGCTTGTCGAGTTTCGTGACGAGTTGCCGAAATCGAATGTTGGCAAAATTCTACGTAAAGAGCTGCGTGACGAGGAAAACTCTTGA
- the rnd gene encoding ribonuclease D yields MTQLELPESVRQYRLISSTDELADFCSKARQTGWFAIDSEFVRERTFYANLGLLQMHAGGDTVIVDPLADINLAPVWSLISSDSIETVLHAGGEDIELFFYESGGAQPSRVFDSQIAAGFCGIGESMGYARLVSDLFDNVELDKSLSRTNWLKRPLSPEQLDYAAADASYLAVMYPYLKALCEEKGCLDIVYEESVLQVRKRTTRIPDDLLYLQVGNAWQLNDEQLAVLQELASWRFNKARKKNIPLGFIAKDGALLELARRKPKSQSDLNHIRDLPPLSKKYSGNEMITVIRKAEEQATSKSLKPLSRLDDMPGYKETFKAIKQKVTELAESLDVPVSLVASRKQINDLINFFWQYSPQQQERLPQPDLLTGWRNAAIGAELRAIVSL; encoded by the coding sequence TTGACGCAGCTTGAACTTCCGGAGTCGGTGCGTCAGTACCGGCTCATCTCTTCTACCGATGAATTAGCCGATTTCTGCTCTAAAGCTCGTCAGACGGGTTGGTTTGCAATCGACTCTGAGTTTGTGCGAGAACGGACTTTTTACGCGAATCTTGGACTGTTACAGATGCATGCTGGCGGTGACACGGTTATCGTGGATCCGCTGGCGGATATTAATTTAGCGCCAGTATGGTCGCTCATTTCTTCGGATAGCATTGAAACCGTCTTGCATGCCGGTGGCGAAGACATTGAGCTGTTTTTCTATGAAAGTGGCGGTGCTCAACCAAGCCGTGTGTTTGATAGCCAAATAGCTGCCGGGTTTTGTGGTATTGGTGAGTCCATGGGCTATGCTCGCTTAGTCAGCGATCTATTTGATAATGTGGAACTCGACAAAAGCCTCTCCCGCACAAACTGGTTAAAACGGCCTTTAAGCCCTGAACAACTGGATTACGCTGCCGCTGATGCCAGCTATCTGGCTGTTATGTATCCTTATTTGAAAGCACTTTGCGAAGAAAAGGGCTGTTTGGATATCGTCTACGAAGAATCGGTACTTCAGGTTCGTAAGCGAACGACTCGCATTCCTGACGATCTCTTATATTTGCAAGTGGGTAATGCCTGGCAACTCAATGATGAGCAGTTAGCGGTTTTACAAGAGTTGGCCAGTTGGCGATTCAACAAGGCTAGAAAGAAAAACATTCCATTAGGCTTTATCGCTAAAGACGGCGCATTGTTAGAACTGGCCAGACGCAAACCCAAATCACAAAGCGATCTAAATCACATTCGTGACTTACCGCCGTTATCAAAAAAGTATTCCGGCAATGAAATGATTACAGTCATTAGAAAAGCCGAAGAGCAGGCGACTTCTAAATCGCTGAAGCCCTTAAGCCGATTGGACGATATGCCGGGCTACAAGGAGACGTTTAAAGCGATAAAGCAAAAAGTCACCGAGCTCGCTGAGTCACTTGATGTGCCTGTATCATTAGTGGCATCACGAAAACAAATAAATGACCTGATTAATTTTTTCTGGCAATACTCGCCGCAGCAACAGGAACGTCTGCCGCAACCAGACTTACTGACGGGTTGGCGAAATGCGGCAATTGGGGCAGAATTACGGGCTATTGTTTCGTTATAG
- a CDS encoding YcgL domain-containing protein → MLCDVYRSSRKADTYIYLPHGEDFSELPDALVQSFGKAEKILTINLTTREQLARLSVKELTERLDNDGFYLQLPPKQEDISC, encoded by the coding sequence ATGTTGTGCGATGTGTATCGCAGTTCCCGCAAAGCGGATACCTATATTTACCTTCCTCATGGTGAAGATTTCAGTGAATTACCGGATGCGCTTGTGCAAAGCTTTGGTAAAGCTGAAAAAATATTGACCATAAATTTAACCACTCGTGAACAATTGGCGCGCTTGAGCGTCAAAGAGTTAACTGAACGCCTTGATAACGATGGTTTTTATCTACAGCTTCCACCTAAGCAAGAGGACATTTCATGTTAA
- a CDS encoding lytic murein transglycosylase — protein MLKKIVSRALIGVLALVSMSVSAQDENVEKKFSDYVEALKDEARSNDYSDETLEKAFANVKYYQRAVELDKNQPEFKLTLDTYLPRAVPEWKAKKAQEKYEEHKELLEKVGKEYGVQPRFIVALWGIETNFGSYTGGFDVISALTTLAFDGRREAFFKKQLWHALTIIQDGHIAPEKMQGSWAGAMGQTQFMPSSFMNYAVDYDGDGRKDIWGSYPDVFASAANYLSSVGWRDDVTWGRQVQLPEGFDASLSGLDTKKKLSEWADLGVTRYDGSKLPQRDDITASVVIPDDKEGRVYLAYANYDALMRWNRSHYFVAAVGYLSDRIRFPR, from the coding sequence ATGTTAAAAAAAATAGTTAGCCGTGCATTAATTGGAGTTTTGGCCTTGGTCAGCATGAGTGTCTCTGCGCAGGATGAGAATGTTGAGAAGAAGTTTTCTGACTACGTGGAAGCATTGAAAGACGAAGCCCGAAGTAATGACTATAGCGACGAGACCCTGGAAAAAGCGTTTGCTAATGTGAAGTATTATCAACGTGCGGTAGAGCTTGATAAAAACCAGCCAGAATTTAAATTGACGTTGGATACTTACTTGCCAAGAGCGGTTCCAGAGTGGAAAGCCAAAAAGGCGCAAGAAAAATATGAAGAGCATAAAGAGCTGCTTGAAAAAGTAGGCAAAGAATACGGTGTTCAGCCACGCTTTATTGTCGCGTTGTGGGGAATTGAAACAAACTTTGGCTCTTATACGGGCGGTTTCGACGTAATTTCCGCGTTGACCACGCTGGCGTTTGATGGACGGCGCGAAGCGTTTTTCAAAAAGCAACTATGGCACGCGTTAACGATTATCCAGGATGGGCATATTGCCCCGGAAAAAATGCAGGGCTCCTGGGCGGGCGCTATGGGGCAGACTCAGTTTATGCCAAGCTCGTTTATGAATTACGCGGTCGATTATGATGGTGATGGGCGTAAAGACATTTGGGGGAGCTATCCGGATGTGTTTGCTTCTGCCGCTAACTATTTGAGCTCGGTGGGCTGGCGCGACGATGTTACCTGGGGCCGCCAAGTGCAACTGCCAGAAGGGTTTGATGCTTCTCTGTCGGGACTGGACACGAAGAAAAAGCTAAGCGAATGGGCTGACTTAGGCGTGACGCGATATGATGGCTCAAAGCTTCCGCAGAGAGACGATATTACAGCATCTGTGGTCATTCCGGATGACAAAGAAGGGCGAGTGTATCTGGCTTATGCAAATTACGATGCGTTAATGCGTTGGAATCGCTCGCATTACTTTGTGGCTGCAGTGGGATACTTGTCCGATCGCATCCGCTTTCCTCGGTAG
- a CDS encoding YcgN family cysteine cluster protein, which translates to MAWYEKPLQELTTSEWEALCDGCGQCCVNQLIDEEDNLYSTDVACQLLDTETARCTDYANRSQRVPACVTLTPKNIEDVYFMPATCAYRLRAQGQPLPKWHPLKHNGSKEPMKKAGYCVAGQCISERKYSGDLEDRIVTWPLN; encoded by the coding sequence ATGGCTTGGTACGAAAAACCATTGCAGGAGCTGACCACATCCGAGTGGGAAGCGCTTTGTGATGGTTGCGGCCAGTGTTGCGTCAACCAACTGATCGATGAGGAAGACAACCTCTACTCTACGGATGTCGCTTGTCAGTTGCTCGATACCGAGACAGCACGCTGTACCGATTATGCAAACCGAAGTCAGCGTGTGCCTGCCTGTGTTACGTTAACGCCGAAAAACATTGAAGATGTTTACTTCATGCCTGCGACTTGCGCGTATCGCTTGAGGGCGCAAGGACAACCTTTGCCCAAATGGCATCCGTTAAAGCATAACGGTAGCAAAGAGCCCATGAAAAAAGCCGGCTATTGTGTTGCCGGCCAATGCATCAGTGAACGGAAATACAGTGGCGATCTGGAGGACAGAATCGTTACCTGGCCGCTCAACTAA
- the dsbB gene encoding disulfide bond formation protein DsbB — protein sequence MLSIGQWPTKPFAWLLLFLGCAALLGAALYFQAVLGLEPCVKCVYQRMAVVGIALSAIIGLIGSSYALLRWIGLFGWLYSSFEGLRIAYDHWDLQTSKNAFFAVCESAPNFPSWAPLHEWFPGLFAAPGLCGDIDWQWLGMGMPGWMTWIFGGLLLLGVIVTLAHFIGLFKKRKGLVLYHK from the coding sequence ATGCTGTCTATTGGTCAGTGGCCGACCAAACCGTTTGCCTGGCTTCTTCTTTTTCTGGGGTGTGCCGCACTTTTAGGAGCCGCACTGTACTTTCAGGCTGTATTAGGTCTTGAGCCTTGCGTTAAATGTGTTTATCAGCGCATGGCTGTTGTTGGCATTGCCCTTTCTGCCATTATCGGACTCATCGGGTCAAGTTACGCGTTACTACGCTGGATAGGGCTATTTGGTTGGTTATACAGCAGCTTTGAAGGGCTGCGTATTGCTTACGACCACTGGGACTTACAAACTTCTAAGAACGCCTTTTTCGCCGTATGCGAAAGCGCGCCAAATTTTCCAAGCTGGGCGCCGCTACATGAGTGGTTTCCTGGGTTGTTTGCTGCACCAGGCTTATGCGGTGATATTGACTGGCAGTGGCTTGGAATGGGAATGCCCGGCTGGATGACATGGATATTTGGTGGGTTACTGCTCTTAGGTGTTATTGTCACGCTAGCCCACTTCATTGGCTTATTTAAAAAGCGTAAAGGCTTAGTGCTTTACCATAAATAG